The following proteins are encoded in a genomic region of Gossypium hirsutum isolate 1008001.06 chromosome D05, Gossypium_hirsutum_v2.1, whole genome shotgun sequence:
- the LOC107902247 gene encoding disease resistance protein At4g27190-like has translation MEYVEPVVGIANCLGTPVCKYLQYHRKLNDYVRNFKRIRDELNGKMQDIELQLKAELLRPLGKIPKKGVEIWLKAVKEMIREAEVVENKVSNGRYLCRACNGKLVDEKTREMKEFLDKAPNASECLAINGPGAGLPLPTSELVGEEAVRNEIWACLVQEKVSKIGVWGMGGVGKTTIMKHIHNDLLKEQRFERVIWVTISKEFNVMKVQDDIADALKLKEDWPREGDKLRRAAILSEMLKNAEKHVLILDDVWDKVSLEEVGIPEPSGSNGCKLVLTTRSEHVCKYMGCKVIKVKPLSEEEALILFLNKVGPNIVQSQTVMPTLKLVVKEFAGLPLTIIVVAGTLKGEEDPLNWKNALRELKERIEKVEGVEAKVIERLKFSFDHLKDEKVKYCFLHCALYPEDFGIEKDEIIECWIEEGFIDDMGTRQEMKDKGRVILKKLEENCLLENITNKSGQPCIKMHDAVREMALSITRMNPRHMIQVGLQLEELPEKEQWSSDIEKVSLMYNSISEISIDVLPTKCQLLTTLLLQENPIKKISISFFINMPCLSVLNLSSTKIKSLPNSISELKNLTTLLLSGCYELRALPCLSMLQELKKLDLSWTRIEEVPEGMDMLIKLRYLDVRVFTLKEISAGLLPKLVHLQHLGFHKDNKRISLKAEEMEPLKKLECLTGHFEDISEFSKFISSMQQSRKNLIKYDLQVGSSFMRATRDKAVTIGGFHDWEGELIMHPIEIQELNILKCHNLRSLVNDNSSFKNAIGLRVWWCEGIECVVSLSSFASSSAHPFQSLEMLDLSELPKLSALIMKDEGIGSATTSTLAPSAAFSHLKEITIDSCSSMKTLLPHWLLPNLQNLEVISVSHCDKVPEILGAPTSEVEEKRE, from the coding sequence CTCTGGGGAAGATACCGAAGAAGGGAGTTGAAATTTGGTTGAAAGCTGTGAAAGAGATGATTAGGGAAGCAGAAGTTGTTGAAAACAAAGTCAGTAACGGGAGATATCTCTGTCGTGCTTGCAACGGGAAGCTGGTTGATGAAAAGACTCGAgaaatgaaggaatttcttgataaagCTCCTAATGCCTCTGAATGTCTTGCCATAAATGGTCCAGGTGCTGGGTTGCCGCTGCCAACATCAGAACTAGTTGGAGAGGAAGCTGTCAGAAATGAGATTTGGGCATGCTTGGTACAGGAGAAGGTGAGCAAGATTGGGGTTTGGGGGATGGGCGGTGTGGGTAAAACCACTATCATGAAGCACATCCACAATGATCTTTTGAAAGAACAAAGATTCGAAAGGGTAATCTGGGTTACCATATCAAAGGAGTTCAATGTCATGAAGGTACAAGATGATATTGCAGATGCTTTGAAGTTGAAGGAAGATTGGCCCAGAGAAGGAGACAAGCTCAGACGAGCAGCAATCTTGTCTGAAATGCTGAAGAACGCCGAAAAGCATGTTCTAATCCTAGATGATGTGTGGGATAAAGTCTCTCTAGAAGAAGTTGGGATCCCCGAGCCGAGTGGCAGCAATGGCTGCAAGTTGGTGTTGACAACCCGTTCGGAGCATGTCTGTAAGTATATGGGTTGTAAGGTGATAAAAGTGAAGCCCCTTTCAGAAGAAGAGGCATTGATACTATTCTTGAATAAAGTTGGACCTAACATAGTTCAAAGTCAAACTGTAATGCCTACTCTGAAGCTTGTTGTCAAGGAATTTGCGGGTCTACCTCTGACAATTATCGTCGTAGCTGGTACATTGAAAGGAGAAGAGGACCCTCTTAATTGGAAGAACGCACTCAGGGAATTGAAAGAGAGAATAGAAAAAGTGGAAGGAGTGGAAGCTAAGGTAATCGAGCGCTTGAAATTTAGCTTCGATCACTTAAAGGACGAGAAAGTGAAATATTGTTTCTTACATTGCGCATTATATCCCGAAGATTTTGGAATTGAAAAGGATGAAATAATTGAGTGCTGGATTGAGGAGGGATTCATAGATGATATGGGTACAAGACAAGAAATGAAAGACAAGGGCCGTGTTATTTTGAAGAAGTTAGAAGAGAATTGCTTGCTGGAAAATATTACCAATAAAAGTGGTCAACCTTGCATAAAGATGCATGATGCAGTGAGAGAGATGGCATTGTCGATCACAAGAATGAATCCTCGACATATGATACAAGTAGGTTTGCAATTAGAAGAGTTACCAGAAAAGGAGCAATGGAGTTCGGATATTGAGAAAGTGTCACTTATGTATAACTCCATATCAGAAATTTCCATAGATGTGCTGCCCACAAAATGTCAACTGCTCACAACCTTGTTATTGCAGGAGAACCCTATAAAGAAGATCTCAATTTCTTTCTTCATAAACATGCCTTGTCTTAGTGTTCTCAATTTGTCCTCTACGAAGATCAAAAGTTTACCAAATTCCATCTCTGAACTAAAGAACCTCACAACATTGTTGCTTTCTGGCTGTTATGAATTAAGAGCTCTGCCATGTCTTTCGATGCTTCAAGAATTGAAGAAGTTGGATCTAAGTTGGACTAGAATTGAGGAAGTACCTGAAGGCATGGATATGCTGATAAAGCTAAGATATCTTGATGTTCGAGTGTTCACTCTGAAAGAGATATCCGCTGGACTTTTACCAAAACTCGTTCACCTTCAGCACTTGGGTTTTCATAAGGACAATAAAAGAATCAGTCTAAAAGCAGAGGAGATGGAACCATTGAAGAAGTTGGAGTGCTTAACCGGACATTTCGAAGACATCAGTGAATTCAGTAAGTTCATCTCCTCAATGCAACAAAGTAGGAAAAATCTCATCAAGTACGATTTACAGGTGGGCTCATCTTTTATGCGTGCTACAAGAGATAAAGCAGTAACAATTGGAGGATTCCATGATTGGGAAGGTGAGTTAATTATGCACCCAATTGAAATTCAAGAGTTGAATATTTTAAAGTGCCACAATTTGAGAAGCTTAGTCAATGATAATTCTTCCTTCAAAAATGCGATTGGCTTGAGGGTTTGGTGGTGTGAAGGGATAGAGTGTGTTGTTTCCCTGTCCTCTTTTGCCTCTTCTTCCGCTCATCCATTTCAGAGCCTCGAGATGTTGGACCTTAGTGAGCTACCAAAGTTGAGTGCCCTTATTATGAAAGATGAAGGAATTGGTTCAGCAACAACATCAACATTGGCTCCATCTGCCGCCTTTTCCCATCTTAAGGAAATTACGATAGACAGCTGCTCAAGTATGAAGACGTTGCTTCCACATTGGTTGCTTCCAAACCTCCAAAACCTGGAAGTAATATCAGTGTCACACTGTGATAAGGTACCAGAAATATTGGGAGCACCAACATCAGAAGTTGAAGAAAAAAGGGAGTGA
- the LOC121216865 gene encoding probable disease resistance protein At5g63020 has protein sequence MEYVEPVVGIANCLGTLACKYLQYHRKLNDYVRNFKRMRDELNCKMEDIELQLKAELLRPLGKIPKKGVEIWLKAVKEMIREAEVVENKVSNGRYLCRACNGKLVDEKTREMKEFLDKAPNASECLAINGPGAGLPLPTSELVGEEAVRNEIWACLVQEKVSKIGVWGMGGVGKTTIMKHIHNDLLKEQRFERVIWVTISKEFNVMKVQDDIADALKLKEDWPREGDKLRRAAILSEMLKNAEKHVLILDDVWDKVSLEEVGIPEPSGSNGCKLVLTTRSEHVCKYMGCKVIKVKPLSEEEALILFLNKVGPNIVQSQTIMPTLKLVVKEFAGLPLTIIVVAGTLKGEEDPLNWKNALRELKERIEKVEGVEAKVIERLKFSFDHLKDEKVKYCFLHCALYPEDFGIEKDEIIECWIEEGFIDDMGTRQEMKDKGRVILKKLAENCLLENITNKSGQPCIKMHDAVREMALSITRMNPRHMIQAGLQLEELPEKEQWSPDIEKVSLMYNSISEISIDVLPTKCQLLTTLLLQHNPIKKISISLFTNMPCLIVLNLSSTKIKSFSKFHL, from the coding sequence ATGGAGTACGTAGAGCCCGTTGTCGGCATTGCAAATTGTCTTGGAACTCTTGCCTGTAAATACTTGCAATATCACAGAAAGCTCAATGATTATGTGAGAAACTTCAAGAGGATGAGAGATGAGTTGAATTGCAAAATGGAAGATATAGAGCTGCAATTGAAAGCAGAGCTTCTTCGTCCTCTGGGGAAGATACCGAAGAAGGGAGTTGAAATTTGGTTGAAAGCTGTGAAAGAGATGATTAGGGAAGCAGAAGTTGTTGAAAACAAAGTCAGTAACGGGAGATATCTCTGTCGTGCTTGCAACGGGAAGCTGGTTGATGAAAAGACTCGAgaaatgaaggaatttcttgataaagCTCCTAATGCCTCTGAATGTCTTGCCATAAATGGTCCAGGTGCTGGGTTGCCGCTGCCAACATCAGAACTAGTTGGAGAGGAAGCTGTCAGAAATGAGATTTGGGCATGCTTGGTACAGGAGAAGGTGAGCAAGATTGGGGTTTGGGGGATGGGCGGTGTGGGTAAAACCACTATCATGAAGCACATCCACAATGATCTTTTGAAAGAACAAAGATTCGAAAGGGTAATCTGGGTTACCATATCAAAGGAGTTCAATGTCATGAAGGTACAAGATGATATTGCAGATGCTTTGAAGTTGAAGGAAGATTGGCCCAGAGAAGGAGACAAGCTCAGACGAGCAGCAATCTTGTCTGAAATGCTGAAGAACGCCGAAAAGCATGTTCTAATCCTAGATGATGTGTGGGATAAAGTCTCTCTAGAAGAAGTTGGGATCCCCGAGCCGAGTGGCAGCAATGGCTGCAAGTTGGTGTTGACAACCCGTTCGGAGCATGTCTGTAAGTATATGGGTTGTAAGGTGATAAAAGTGAAGCCCCTTTCAGAAGAAGAGGCATTGATACTATTCTTGAATAAAGTTGGACCTAACATAGTTCAAAGTCAAACTATAATGCCTACTCTGAAGCTTGTTGTCAAGGAATTTGCGGGTCTACCTCTGACAATTATCGTCGTAGCTGGTACATTGAAAGGAGAAGAGGACCCTCTTAATTGGAAGAACGCACTCAGGGAATTGAAAGAGAGAATAGAAAAAGTGGAAGGAGTGGAAGCTAAGGTAATCGAGCGCTTGAAATTTAGCTTCGATCACTTAAAGGACGAGAAAGTGAAATATTGTTTCTTACATTGCGCATTATATCCCGAAGATTTTGGAATTGAAAAGGATGAAATAATTGAGTGCTGGATTGAGGAGGGATTCATAGATGATATGGGTACAAGACAAGAAATGAAAGACAAGGGCCGTGTTATTTTGAAGAAGTTAGCAGAGAATTGCTTGCTGGAAAATATTACCAATAAAAGTGGTCAACCTTGCATAAAGATGCATGATGCAGTGAGAGAGATGGCATTGTCGATCACAAGAATGAATCCTCGACATATGATACAAGCAGGTTTGCAATTAGAAGAGTTACCAGAAAAGGAGCAATGGAGTCCGGATATTGAGAAAGTGTCACTTATGTATAACTCCATATCAGAAATTTCCATAGATGTGCTGCCCACAAAATGTCAACTGCTCACAACCTTGTTATTGCAGCATAACCCTATAAAGAAGATCTCAATTTCTTTATTCACAAACATGCCTTGTCTTATTGTTCTCAATTTGTCCTCTACGAAGATCAAAAGTTTTTCCAAATTCCATCTCTGA
- the LOC107902246 gene encoding disease resistance protein At4g27190 — translation MEYVEPVVGIANCLGTPVCKYLQYHRKLNDYVRNFKRIRDELNCKMEDIELQLKAELLRPLGKIPKKGVENWFKAVKEMIREAQVVENKVSNGRYLCRACNGKLVDEKTREMKEFLDNAPNAPEGLAMDGPSAGLPLPTLELVGEEAARNEIWACLMQEEVSKIGVWGMGGVGKTTIMKHIHNDLLKEQRFERVIWVTISKEFNVMKVQDDIADALKLKEDWPRKGDKLRRAAILSEMLKNAGKHVLILDDVWDKVSLEEVGIPEPSGSNGCKLVLTTRSEHVCKYMGCKVITVKPLSEEEAFILFLNKVGPNIVQSPTIMPTLKLVVKECAGLPLTIVVVAGTMKGEDNPLIWKNSLRELKERIGKVEGVEAEDELIECWIEEGFIDDMGTRQEMKDKGQVILKKLEDNCLLENSSSEEMTIHDAVRDMALSITGMNPRYMIQASLQLEELPEKEQWSPDIEKVSLMYNSISEISIDVLPTKCQLLTTLLLQHNPIRKIPYSFFINMPCLCVLNLSYTMIKSLPNSISELKNLTTLLLCGCSKLRDLPCVSMLQELKKMDLSGTKIEEVPEGMDMLIKLRYLDLEVRTLKEISAGLLPKLVHLQHLSFDVDNEKTSLKAEEMEPWKKLECLTRRFEDINEFNKFISSMQQSKKNLIKYNLQVGLSILRRTRGKTVTIGGVQNWEGELILHPIEIQDLTILKCDYLRSLVNDNSSFKNAIDLRVCRIWGCRGIECVVSLSSFASSSAHPFQSLEILGLINLPKLSALIMEDEGIGSATTSTLAPSAPFSHLKVIFITKCSSMKTLLPHWLLPNLQNLEQIWVSDCDEIVEILGAPTSEVEEKGSDALIKFHLPKLRKLELGRLPNLKSICSKSGVMVCDSLQLIHITRCGKLKRIPPFVPLVGNGQPFAYAPPSLTIRSSTEWWESLEWDEDPNFKNVLQPLWKDERYEPFIV, via the exons ATGGAGTACGTAGAGCCTGTTGTCGGCATTGCAAATTGTCTCGGAACTCCTGTTTGTAAATATTTGCAATATCACAGAAAGCTGAACGATTATGTGAGAAACTTCAAGAGGATCAGAGATGAATTGAATTGCAAAATGGAAGATATAGAGCTGCAATTGAAAGCAGAGCTTCTTCGTCCTCTGGGGAAGATACCGAAGAAAGGAGTTGAAAATTGGTTCAAAGCTGTGAAAGAGATGATTAGGGAAGCACAAGTTGTTGAAAACAAAGTCAGTAACGGGAGATATCTCTGTCGTGCTTGCAACGGGAAGCTAGTTGATGAAAAGACTCGAgaaatgaaggaatttcttgataaTGCTCCTAATGCCCCTGAAGGTCTTGCCATGGATGGTCCAAGTGCTGGGTTGCCGCTGCCAACATTAGAACTAGTTGGAGAAGAAGCTGCCAGAAATGAGATTTGGGCATGTTTGATGCAGGAGGAGGTGAGCAAGATTGGGGTTTGGGGGATGGGCGGTGTGGGTAAAACCACTATCATGAAGCACATCCACAATGATCTTTTGAAAGAACAAAGATTCGAAAGGGTAATCTGGGTTACCATATCAAAGGAGTTCAATGTCATGAAGGTACAAGATGATATTGCAGATGCTTTGAAGTTGAAGGAAGATTGGCCCAGAAAAGGAGACAAGCTCAGACGAGCAGCAATCTTGTCAGAAATGCTGAAGAACGCAGGAAAGCATGTTCTAATCCTAGATGATGTGTGGGATAAAGTCTCTCTAGAGGAAGTTGGGATCCCTGAGCCGAGTGGCAGCAATGGCTGCAAGTTGGTGTTGACAACCCGTTCAGAGCATGTCTGTAAGTATATGGGTTGTAAGGTGATAACAGTGAAGCCCCTTTCAGAAGAAGAGGCATTTATACTATTCTTGAATAAAGTTGGACCTAACATAGTTCAAAGTCCAACTATAATGCCTACTTTGAAGCTTGTTGTCAAGGAATGTGCGGGTCTACCTCTTACAATTGTCGTGGTAGCCGGTACCATGAAAGGAGAAGATAACCCTCTTATTTGGAAAAATTCACTCAGGGAATTAAAAGAGAGAATAGGGAAAGTGGAAGGAGTGGAAGCTGAG GATGAACTAATTGAGTGCTGGATTGAGGAGGGATTCATAGATGATATGGGTACAAGACAAGAAATGAAGGACAAGGGTCAAGTTATTTTGAAGAAGTTGGAAGATAATTGCTTGTTGGAAAATTCCTCGAGTGAAGAAATGACAATTCATGATGCAGTGAGAGACATGGCATTGTCGATCACAGGAATGAATCCTCGATATATGATACAAGCAAGTTTGCAATTAGAAGAGTTACCAGAAAAGGAGCAATGGAGTCCAGATATTGAGAAAGTGTCACTTATGTACAACTCCATATCAGAAATTTCCATAGATGTGCTGCCCACAAAATGTCAACTGCTCACAACCTTGTTATTGCAGCATAACCCTATAAGGAAGATCCCATATTCTTTCTTCATAAACATGCCTTGTCTTTGTGTTCTCAATTTGTCCTATACGATGATCAAAAGTTTACCAAATTCCATCTCTGAACTAAAGAACCTCACAACATTGTTGCTTTGTGGTTGTTCTAAATTAAGAGATCTACCATGTGTTTCGATGCTTCAAGAATTGAAGAAGATGGATCTTTCTGGAACCAAAATTGAGGAAGTCCCTGAAGGAATGGATATGCTGATAAAGCTAAGATATCTTGATCTTGAAGTGCGCACTCTGAAAGAGATAAGCGCTGGACTTTTACCAAAACTCGTTCACCTTCAGCACTTGAGTTTTGATGTAGACAATGAAAAAACAAGTCTAAAAGCAGAGGAGATGGAACCATGGAAGAAGTTGGAGTGCTTAACCAGACGTTTCGAAGACATCAATGAATTCAATAAGTTCATCTCCTCAATGCAACAAAGTAAGAAAAATCTCATCAAGTACAATTTACAGGTGGGCTTATCTATTTTGCGTCGTACAAGAGGTAAGACAGTAACAATTGGAGGAGTCCAGAATTGGGAAGGTGAGTTAATTTTGCACCCAATTGAAATTCAAGATTTGACTATTTTAAAGTGCGACTATTTGAGAAGCTTAGTCAATGATAATTCTTCCTTCAAAAATGCGATTGACTTGAGGGTTTGTAGGATTTGGGGGTGTAGAGGGATAGAGTGTGTTGTTTCCCTGTCCTCTTTTGCCTCTTCTTCCGCTCATCCATTTCAGAGCCTCGAGATTTTGGGTCTTATTAATCTGCCAAAGTTGAGTGCCCTTATTATGGAAGATGAAGGAATTGGTTCAGCAACAACATCAACATTGGCTCCGTCTGCGCCCTTTTCCCATCTCAAGGTAATTTTTATAACCAAATGCTCAAGTATGAAGACGTTGCTTCCACATTGGTTGCTTCCAAACCTCCAAAACCTGGAACAAATTTGGGTGTCAGATTGTGATGAGATAGTAGAAATATTGGGAGCACCAACATCAGAAGttgaagaaaaagggagtgatgCATTAATCAAATTCCATCTTCCCAAATTGAGAAAGTTGGAATTGGGGAGATTACCAAATTTGAAGAGCATTTGCAGCAAAAGTGGAGTGATGGTTTGTGATTCTCTCCAACTTATTCATATTACTAGATGTGGTAAACTGAAGAgaattcctccatttgttccccTTGTTGGCAATGGGCAGCCATTTGCATATGCTCCACCTTCTCTTACCATCAGGTCAAGCACAGAATGGTGGGAATCGTTGGAGTGGGATGAAGATCCAAACTTTAAAAATGTTCTTCAACCCCTTTGGAAGGATGAAAGGTATGAACCATTTATAGTTTAG